A single genomic interval of Agarivorans aestuarii harbors:
- the xseA gene encoding exodeoxyribonuclease VII large subunit — MQNNQIAQNILSVSQLNQQVRRLLENSLGTVWLAGEISNFATPFSGHWYFSLKDDGAQVRCAMFKGANRKAVFTPENGMQVLVKAKITMYEPRGDYQLIAEAIHPAGDGAQQQAFEQLKMKLASEGLFGQADKQALPEYPSTIGVVSSASGAALQDILSVLQRRAPAIKAIVYPAAVQGDAAASQIISMIELANQREEVDLLIVGRGGGSKEDLSAFNDEALARCVFNSNIPVISAVGHEVDDSICDLVADIRAATPSAAAEIVSQQASHLSISLNKLSQQLEQSYLHMLSRQQIRLKQLHHQVETQSPIHLLEQQQQRFDELSHRLSFAHQQSLSRGKQRHQEANSRLKHSLLAQKTDRHQQRLVQLKQRLNLASDKHLQHQQDALLNACRQMDNLSPLRVLERGFSLVTQQEKIVKSAADLSIGDQVNIRFADGKHKATIIE; from the coding sequence ATGCAAAACAATCAAATCGCCCAAAATATCCTCAGTGTAAGTCAATTAAACCAGCAAGTTAGGCGATTACTAGAGAACTCTCTAGGCACAGTTTGGTTAGCAGGTGAAATATCTAATTTTGCTACGCCATTTTCAGGTCATTGGTACTTCAGTTTAAAAGACGATGGCGCTCAAGTGCGCTGTGCCATGTTTAAAGGGGCTAATCGCAAGGCTGTATTCACTCCAGAGAACGGTATGCAAGTATTAGTGAAAGCTAAAATAACCATGTATGAACCACGTGGCGACTACCAGCTCATTGCAGAAGCGATTCACCCAGCTGGAGATGGTGCCCAGCAGCAAGCTTTTGAACAATTAAAAATGAAACTGGCGAGCGAAGGCTTATTTGGCCAAGCTGACAAGCAAGCCTTACCTGAATATCCGAGCACCATTGGCGTAGTTAGCTCTGCCTCTGGAGCAGCCTTACAAGATATCTTGTCGGTGCTTCAACGTCGCGCGCCCGCCATAAAAGCAATAGTTTATCCCGCAGCTGTGCAGGGTGATGCCGCTGCAAGCCAAATTATTAGTATGATTGAGCTTGCCAACCAACGAGAAGAAGTGGATCTGCTTATCGTTGGCCGAGGTGGTGGCTCTAAAGAAGATTTATCCGCCTTTAATGATGAAGCACTCGCACGCTGTGTATTTAATTCAAACATACCCGTGATATCTGCGGTGGGTCACGAAGTGGACGACAGCATTTGTGATTTAGTGGCAGACATTCGCGCAGCAACCCCTTCTGCTGCAGCAGAAATTGTTAGCCAACAAGCTAGCCACCTTTCAATAAGTTTAAATAAGCTAAGCCAGCAACTAGAGCAAAGCTATTTACATATGCTCAGTCGGCAACAGATCCGCCTCAAACAGCTTCATCATCAAGTAGAGACCCAATCCCCTATCCATTTATTAGAACAGCAGCAGCAACGCTTTGACGAGCTTAGCCACCGTTTGAGCTTTGCTCATCAACAAAGCTTAAGCCGAGGCAAGCAGCGTCACCAAGAAGCTAACTCACGTTTAAAACACTCTCTTTTAGCACAAAAGACCGATCGTCATCAGCAACGCTTAGTTCAACTTAAGCAGCGGCTGAATCTAGCCAGTGATAAGCACCTCCAGCATCAGCAAGACGCTTTGTTAAACGCTTGTCGACAAATGGATAATTTAAGCCCACTGCGGGTATTGGAGCGAGGTTTTAGCTTGGTGACTCAACAAGAAAAAATTGTTAAATCTGCTGCGGATTTAAGCATTGGAGACCAAGTCAACATCAGGTTTGCCGATGGCAAGCATAAGGCAACAATTATTGAATAA
- the guaB gene encoding IMP dehydrogenase: MLRISKEALTFDDVLLLPAHSEVLPNTANLATRLTKDIPLSIPMVSAAMDTVTEANFAIALAQEGGVGFIHKNMSIEQQAAEVRKVKKFEAGIVLEPITVTPELTLGQIAELRQIHGFAGFPVVTEANDLVGIVTGRDLRFETDFSKTVSQVMTPKERLVTTTDTSRDVVEKLMHEHRIEKMLVVDEAFKLTGLITVKDFKKAERKPNACKDSFGRLRVGAAVGAGAGNEERIDALVEAGVDVLLIDSSHGHSQGVLDRIKATHEKYPELPIVGGNVATGAGAIALADAGVSAVKVGIGPGSICTTRIVTGVGVPQITAVADAVEALKGRDIPVIADGGIRFSGDIAKALVAGASCVMVGSMFAGTEEAPGEIELYQGRSFKSYRGMGSLGAMSQGSSDRYFQTDNAADKLVPEGIEGRVAYKGPVKAIIHQQMGGLRSCMGLTGCATINELNTKAEFVRVTSAGMGESHVHDVTITKEAPNYRMG; this comes from the coding sequence ATGTTGAGAATTTCCAAAGAAGCCTTAACCTTCGATGATGTACTACTACTTCCGGCTCACTCAGAAGTACTTCCAAATACCGCCAATTTGGCGACACGTCTAACCAAAGATATCCCGCTTAGTATTCCTATGGTGTCTGCTGCCATGGATACAGTAACTGAAGCTAATTTTGCGATTGCACTAGCGCAAGAGGGCGGTGTTGGCTTTATTCACAAAAACATGAGCATTGAGCAGCAAGCTGCTGAAGTGCGTAAAGTGAAAAAGTTTGAAGCAGGTATTGTACTTGAGCCAATTACGGTAACTCCTGAGTTAACTCTAGGCCAAATTGCTGAGCTGCGTCAGATCCATGGTTTTGCTGGTTTTCCGGTGGTAACTGAAGCTAACGACTTAGTGGGTATTGTTACTGGCCGTGATTTACGTTTTGAAACAGATTTTTCTAAAACAGTTTCTCAAGTAATGACTCCTAAAGAGCGCTTGGTGACAACTACTGACACTTCTCGTGACGTGGTTGAAAAGCTAATGCACGAGCACCGCATTGAAAAAATGCTAGTGGTTGATGAGGCCTTTAAATTAACTGGCTTAATCACCGTAAAAGATTTCAAAAAAGCCGAGCGTAAACCTAATGCTTGTAAAGATAGCTTCGGACGCTTACGTGTAGGTGCTGCGGTAGGCGCTGGCGCAGGCAATGAAGAGCGAATTGATGCCCTAGTTGAAGCTGGCGTAGACGTATTATTAATTGACTCGTCTCACGGTCATTCGCAAGGCGTATTGGATCGTATTAAAGCCACTCACGAAAAATACCCAGAGCTACCTATTGTTGGCGGTAACGTTGCAACAGGCGCTGGTGCTATAGCTTTGGCAGATGCCGGTGTAAGTGCGGTTAAAGTAGGTATTGGCCCTGGTTCAATTTGTACAACACGTATCGTAACGGGTGTGGGTGTGCCACAGATTACTGCAGTAGCTGATGCTGTAGAAGCGCTGAAAGGTCGTGATATTCCGGTTATCGCAGACGGAGGTATTCGCTTCTCTGGTGATATTGCAAAAGCTTTAGTTGCAGGCGCGTCTTGTGTAATGGTAGGCAGCATGTTTGCAGGTACTGAAGAAGCACCGGGTGAAATCGAACTTTATCAAGGTCGTTCGTTTAAGTCTTACCGTGGTATGGGCTCGCTTGGCGCAATGTCTCAAGGTTCGTCAGATCGCTACTTCCAAACCGATAACGCTGCTGACAAATTGGTGCCAGAAGGTATTGAAGGCCGCGTAGCCTACAAAGGCCCAGTTAAAGCGATTATTCACCAGCAAATGGGCGGCCTACGTTCATGTATGGGCTTGACCGGTTGTGCAACGATCAATGAACTAAATACTAAAGCAGAGTTTGTGCGTGTAACCAGCGCAGGTATGGGTGAGAGTCACGTACATGACGTTACCATTACTAAAGAAGCCCCTAACTACCGTATGGGTTAA
- the guaA gene encoding glutamine-hydrolyzing GMP synthase, whose protein sequence is MSRDIHEHRILILDFGSQYTQLIARRIREIGVYCELWSWDVEEADIRDFAPNGIILAGGPESVTENNSPRAPEYVFNAGVPVLGICYGMQTMSEQLGGAVIQGEGQREFGYAQVEVVAQSPLFKAIEDAVAANGNALLDVWMSHGDKVSAIPEGFTTVAQTPSCEFAAMMNQEKHFYGVQFHPEVTHTRQGLRMLEHFVKDICACDALWTSESIIENAVAQIKQQVGDDEVILGLSGGVDSSVVAMLIQRAIGDKLTCVFVDNGLLRLNEGQQVMDMFGNHFGLNIVHVNAENRFLDAMAGESDPEKKRKIIGHVFIDVFDEESKKLKNAKWLAQGTIYPDVIESAASKTGKAHVIKSHHNVGGLPDDMEMGLVEPLRELFKDEVRKIGLELGLPYDMLYRHPFPGPGLGVRVLGEVKKEYCDLLRRADAIFIEELHKADLYHKVSQAFTVFLPVRSVGVMGDARKYDWVVSLRAVETIDFMTAHWAHLPYDFLGNVSNRIINEIDGISRVVYDISGKPPATIEWE, encoded by the coding sequence ATGAGCAGAGATATCCACGAACATCGTATTCTAATTTTAGATTTTGGATCGCAATATACCCAACTTATCGCACGTCGTATTCGTGAAATAGGTGTATATTGTGAGTTGTGGAGCTGGGATGTTGAAGAAGCTGACATTCGAGACTTTGCACCCAACGGTATTATCTTGGCTGGTGGCCCAGAAAGCGTAACTGAGAACAATTCTCCACGTGCTCCTGAGTATGTGTTTAACGCTGGGGTACCGGTACTCGGTATTTGTTACGGCATGCAAACCATGTCTGAGCAATTAGGCGGTGCGGTTATACAGGGCGAAGGCCAGCGTGAGTTTGGTTATGCTCAAGTTGAAGTGGTAGCACAATCTCCGCTGTTTAAGGCGATTGAAGACGCTGTAGCAGCTAATGGCAATGCATTGCTAGATGTATGGATGAGCCACGGTGATAAAGTGTCGGCCATTCCTGAAGGTTTCACTACCGTTGCGCAAACGCCAAGTTGTGAATTTGCCGCCATGATGAATCAAGAGAAACACTTCTACGGCGTGCAGTTCCACCCTGAAGTGACTCACACTCGCCAGGGCTTGCGAATGCTTGAGCATTTCGTGAAAGACATTTGTGCTTGTGACGCCTTATGGACCTCAGAATCAATTATTGAAAACGCGGTTGCGCAAATTAAGCAACAAGTGGGTGACGATGAAGTTATTCTCGGTTTGAGTGGCGGGGTAGATTCATCGGTAGTGGCAATGCTTATTCAGCGCGCCATTGGTGACAAGCTTACCTGTGTATTTGTAGATAATGGTTTGCTTCGCTTGAATGAAGGCCAGCAAGTCATGGATATGTTTGGTAACCATTTTGGTTTGAACATTGTTCACGTAAACGCTGAGAATCGTTTCCTTGATGCAATGGCTGGCGAAAGCGATCCTGAGAAGAAGCGTAAAATTATTGGCCACGTATTCATTGATGTGTTTGATGAAGAATCGAAAAAGCTGAAAAATGCTAAATGGTTGGCTCAAGGTACTATTTACCCTGATGTTATCGAATCGGCAGCGTCTAAAACCGGTAAAGCTCACGTGATTAAATCACACCATAATGTTGGTGGCTTACCAGACGATATGGAAATGGGCTTAGTTGAGCCTTTACGTGAGCTGTTTAAAGACGAAGTGCGTAAAATTGGCCTAGAGTTAGGGCTTCCTTACGACATGTTGTATCGCCACCCATTCCCGGGACCGGGTTTAGGTGTACGAGTATTGGGTGAAGTGAAGAAAGAGTACTGTGACTTACTTCGTCGCGCTGACGCTATTTTTATCGAAGAACTGCACAAAGCTGATCTTTACCATAAAGTCAGCCAAGCCTTCACCGTATTCTTACCGGTTCGTTCGGTAGGCGTAATGGGTGACGCACGTAAGTACGATTGGGTTGTATCACTGCGCGCAGTAGAAACCATCGACTTTATGACCGCGCATTGGGCACACTTACCTTATGATTTCTTAGGTAACGTAAGCAACCGTATTATCAACGAAATAGATGGTATTTCACGGGTTGTTTATGACATCTCTGGCAAACCGCCAGCGACCATTGAGTGGGAATAA
- a CDS encoding MFS transporter, with product MNVFVWMLAICQALLTTGNILLVAVTGLIGQQLAPSAAWITFPVAMQFLGLMLATIPASLIMGATGRKKGFVLGNSIGISGALLAVFALQTASFLLFCSATFLLGIGIGFGMLYRFAAIELCDDEQQPRAISTIMVGGVIAAVVGPNLAIYSQSWWPEQPFIGAFVGLLALYIIALILLLLIRFKPLVNPRLEKQDARPLLEVVKGPGFWVAMLSAAVSYFVMNLLMTATPLAMHHHGYAFSQSASVIEWHVLGMFAPSFVTGHLIQRIGLLRVMFIGLWLMFACVVINLMGNSFGHFALALSLLGIGWNFMFIGATQLLTQSYRPSEKAKAQATNEFTVFSLVAISALSAGWLEHTMGWQAVNYAALPILLLGLLSLLFYQYQQKRQLSLSVW from the coding sequence GTGAATGTTTTTGTATGGATGCTGGCTATTTGTCAGGCTTTATTAACTACCGGAAATATTTTGCTCGTGGCAGTCACCGGATTAATTGGCCAGCAATTGGCGCCTTCTGCAGCTTGGATTACCTTTCCTGTTGCGATGCAATTTTTAGGATTAATGCTTGCCACCATTCCCGCTTCTTTAATTATGGGGGCTACTGGCAGAAAAAAAGGGTTTGTTCTGGGTAATTCGATCGGAATTAGTGGAGCATTACTGGCTGTTTTTGCCTTACAAACCGCAAGCTTCTTGTTGTTCTGCAGTGCCACATTTTTGTTAGGTATTGGCATTGGTTTCGGGATGCTTTATCGATTCGCTGCCATCGAGCTGTGTGATGATGAGCAACAGCCGCGAGCAATTTCCACAATTATGGTAGGCGGCGTAATTGCTGCTGTGGTTGGGCCTAACTTAGCTATCTATAGCCAAAGTTGGTGGCCTGAACAGCCATTTATTGGGGCTTTTGTTGGCCTTTTGGCCTTATACATTATTGCGTTAATTCTATTGCTGCTGATTCGATTCAAACCCCTTGTTAATCCAAGATTAGAAAAACAAGACGCTAGGCCACTGTTAGAAGTTGTTAAAGGGCCTGGCTTTTGGGTTGCAATGCTCTCTGCTGCTGTGAGCTATTTTGTAATGAACTTATTGATGACAGCAACTCCGCTAGCCATGCACCATCATGGTTACGCTTTTTCTCAATCAGCTAGTGTTATCGAATGGCATGTATTGGGCATGTTTGCTCCTTCTTTTGTCACCGGGCATCTTATCCAGCGAATCGGTTTGCTTAGAGTGATGTTTATCGGCCTTTGGTTAATGTTTGCCTGCGTGGTGATAAATTTAATGGGCAATAGTTTTGGCCACTTTGCCTTGGCTTTAAGTTTGTTAGGCATTGGTTGGAACTTCATGTTTATTGGTGCTACCCAGCTGCTTACTCAGTCTTATCGACCATCAGAGAAAGCTAAAGCGCAGGCTACTAACGAGTTTACGGTGTTTTCTTTGGTGGCAATATCGGCTTTGTCTGCCGGTTGGTTAGAGCACACTATGGGCTGGCAAGCAGTCAATTACGCAGCGCTACCCATTTTGCTGTTGGGTTTGTTAAGCCTGTTGTTTTATCAATATCAACAAAAACGGCAACTATCTCTGTCTGTGTGGTGA
- a CDS encoding transcriptional regulator GcvA has product MARRLPPLNALKAFEAAARHLSFTRAAEELFVTQAAVSHQIKALEEFLGLKLFRRKNRALLLTEEGQGYFLDIKDIFISLTEATDRLLARGAKGTITVSLQPSFAIQWLVPRLSQFSEMHPDIDVRIKAVDLYEGSLTEDVDVAIYYGRGNWSGLRADKLHTEYLVPVCAPSLLVGDKALTKPEDLQYHTLLHDTARHDWKAWFKLVGLRQMNVNHGPIFSHSTMVLQAAVYGQGVALGHSVLAKPEIEAGRLVCPFEQVLLSKNAYYMVCKPSQAEQGKLVAFREWMISLVEQEQQEFVNEGLVDAE; this is encoded by the coding sequence ATGGCGCGTCGTTTGCCCCCACTTAATGCCTTAAAAGCTTTCGAAGCAGCTGCAAGGCACCTTAGTTTTACCCGAGCTGCTGAAGAGCTTTTTGTGACTCAAGCAGCTGTTAGCCACCAAATAAAAGCCTTAGAAGAATTTTTAGGTTTAAAACTTTTTCGAAGAAAAAACAGGGCCTTACTGTTAACCGAAGAGGGTCAAGGTTACTTTCTAGATATTAAAGATATTTTTATCTCGTTAACTGAAGCCACCGATCGTCTGCTAGCCCGTGGCGCCAAAGGAACCATAACGGTTAGTTTACAACCTAGTTTTGCCATCCAATGGCTAGTGCCACGTTTATCGCAATTTAGTGAGATGCATCCCGATATTGATGTACGAATTAAAGCGGTAGATTTATACGAAGGCTCGTTAACAGAAGATGTTGATGTTGCTATTTATTACGGCCGGGGGAATTGGTCTGGCTTGCGAGCCGATAAGTTACATACCGAGTATTTAGTTCCTGTTTGCGCCCCTAGTTTGTTGGTAGGCGACAAAGCCTTAACCAAACCTGAGGATTTGCAATATCACACGCTATTGCACGATACCGCCCGTCATGATTGGAAAGCGTGGTTTAAGTTGGTGGGATTGCGGCAAATGAATGTAAACCACGGCCCTATTTTTTCTCACTCAACCATGGTGCTGCAAGCGGCAGTTTATGGGCAGGGTGTTGCTCTAGGGCATAGCGTATTGGCTAAGCCTGAGATCGAAGCTGGCCGTTTGGTGTGTCCCTTTGAACAGGTGCTGTTAAGCAAAAATGCCTATTACATGGTATGTAAACCCAGCCAAGCCGAACAAGGTAAGTTGGTTGCGTTTAGAGAGTGGATGATTTCACTGGTTGAGCAAGAGCAACAAGAGTTTGTTAATGAAGGTTTGGTGGATGCAGAATGA
- a CDS encoding DUF423 domain-containing protein, translating into MSTFNQTPWALRLLLALSGAITVIMGAGAAHGFSRFLGEAQLSWIETGVFYQIIHLVAALVVIDKRRTTALLWILGGWLFSGSLYCLAFFGSKVFGPITPIGGFILIIAWLCLALPIKRSANE; encoded by the coding sequence ATGAGTACGTTTAATCAAACGCCTTGGGCTTTACGACTGTTGTTAGCGCTTAGTGGTGCGATAACCGTGATAATGGGCGCTGGCGCGGCGCACGGCTTTAGTCGTTTTTTAGGTGAGGCGCAACTATCGTGGATTGAAACCGGTGTATTTTATCAAATCATCCATTTGGTGGCTGCCTTGGTAGTAATAGATAAACGCCGAACAACAGCCTTACTTTGGATTTTGGGTGGTTGGCTATTTTCCGGTAGCTTATACTGCTTAGCTTTTTTTGGTTCAAAGGTATTTGGGCCAATAACCCCTATTGGTGGGTTTATTTTGATTATTGCTTGGCTATGCCTAGCTTTGCCAATAAAGAGAAGTGCAAATGAGTAG